In Sulfitobacter sp. OXR-159, one DNA window encodes the following:
- the tmk gene encoding dTMP kinase — MTTIEKTRTSGLFVTFEGIDGSGKSTQARLLADHLTAQGHDVVLTREPGGSPGAEEIRALVLQGDPDRWSAQTEILLFTAARRDHLERTIRPALDAGKVVICDRFADSTRMYQGLSRGDLRQMVDDLHALMIGVEPDLTLLIDMDPANGLERALSRQTAEERFEDFGVELQAKMRAGFLSLAEEFSDRFQVIDGGRDIDSVARDVTTTVTAHLG; from the coding sequence GTGACGACTATAGAAAAGACCCGCACGTCGGGTCTGTTTGTCACCTTTGAAGGCATCGACGGGTCCGGCAAATCCACCCAAGCGCGGCTTTTGGCTGACCATCTGACAGCGCAGGGCCATGACGTGGTACTGACCCGCGAACCGGGCGGCAGCCCGGGGGCCGAGGAAATCCGCGCGCTGGTGTTGCAAGGCGATCCCGACCGCTGGTCGGCGCAGACCGAAATCCTGCTTTTCACCGCCGCCCGCCGCGACCATCTGGAGCGTACCATTCGCCCCGCGCTGGACGCCGGAAAAGTGGTGATCTGCGACCGTTTCGCCGACAGCACGCGGATGTATCAAGGCCTGTCGCGCGGTGATCTGCGGCAGATGGTGGACGATCTGCATGCGCTGATGATCGGCGTAGAGCCTGACCTGACCCTGTTGATCGACATGGACCCGGCCAATGGGCTGGAGCGTGCCCTCTCGCGCCAGACGGCGGAGGAGCGGTTTGAGGATTTCGGCGTGGAACTCCAAGCGAAGATGCGGGCCGGTTTTCTGAGCCTTGCCGAAGAATTCAGCGACCGTTTCCAAGTGATCGACGGGGGCCGCGATATTGACAGCGTTGCGCGTGATGTGACCACGACCGTGACCGCCCATTTGGGGTGA
- a CDS encoding DNA polymerase III subunit delta': MTDDAPQPDRVEGARHPRDTPNLIGQSAAEAAFLDAYYSGKLHHAWMLTGPRGVGKATLAWRIARFLLATPDPDGGMFDLPPTDTLEIDPEHPVARRVAAGAEAGLKSVTRTLNPDTKKMRKQIVVDDIRALNGFFQMSAADGGRRVVIIDDADEMNPNAANALLKMLEEPPERAILLLLSHQPSSLLPTIRSRCRTLRLGTLDADQMAEALAGSGVEVEDDPAALSELSGGSVGGALRLSLMGGVKTYADLVGLISSLPQLDRGRAIKLAEAAAQRGAEAKLDLLFTLLDLLLVRLARTGATGAPPARAACPDEIAVLQRLSPSPAQGRAWADAAQQISDRARHGLAVNLDPAALVLDTLRQIGQTAPR, from the coding sequence ATGACAGACGACGCCCCCCAGCCAGACCGTGTGGAAGGTGCCCGCCACCCGCGCGACACGCCGAACCTGATCGGCCAAAGCGCAGCCGAGGCCGCCTTTCTAGACGCCTATTACAGCGGCAAATTGCACCACGCTTGGATGCTGACCGGCCCACGCGGCGTCGGCAAAGCGACGTTGGCATGGCGCATCGCGCGGTTCCTTTTGGCCACGCCCGACCCCGATGGCGGCATGTTCGATCTGCCCCCGACTGACACGCTTGAGATCGACCCCGAGCATCCTGTCGCCCGCCGTGTGGCCGCCGGGGCCGAAGCGGGGCTGAAATCCGTCACCCGCACGCTGAACCCCGATACCAAGAAGATGCGCAAGCAGATCGTCGTCGATGACATCCGCGCGCTAAACGGGTTCTTCCAGATGTCCGCCGCCGACGGGGGCCGCCGCGTGGTCATCATCGACGACGCGGATGAGATGAACCCCAACGCCGCCAATGCCTTGCTCAAGATGCTGGAAGAACCGCCAGAACGGGCCATTCTGCTGCTGCTGAGCCACCAACCCTCCAGCCTGCTGCCCACCATCCGCTCGCGTTGCCGTACGCTGCGGCTTGGCACGCTCGACGCGGACCAGATGGCCGAGGCGCTGGCCGGCTCGGGGGTGGAGGTCGAAGACGATCCCGCCGCACTGTCCGAGCTTTCCGGCGGCTCTGTCGGCGGGGCACTGCGCCTGTCGCTGATGGGTGGGGTCAAGACCTATGCCGATCTTGTGGGGCTGATCTCTTCGCTGCCGCAACTCGACCGGGGCCGCGCCATCAAACTGGCCGAAGCCGCAGCACAGCGCGGAGCCGAAGCCAAGCTCGACCTGCTTTTTACCCTGCTCGACCTGCTGCTGGTCCGTCTGGCACGCACCGGGGCCACCGGTGCGCCGCCCGCGCGCGCCGCCTGCCCCGATGAGATCGCCGTGCTGCAACGCCTTTCGCCCAGCCCCGCACAGGGCCGCGCTTGGGCCGATGCCGCGCAACAGATATCCGACCGCGCCCGCCATGGACTGGCGGTGAACCTTGACCCTGCCGCGCTGGTCCTAGATACCCTGCGGCAGATAGGCCAGACGGCGCCGCGATAG
- a CDS encoding TatD family hydrolase, whose amino-acid sequence MTDTPHITDSHCHLDFESLAADLPGVIARAADAGVTRMVTICTRLKNEPAVRAIAEAHDPVFYAAGTHPMSAAEEPLASVDELLSLTQHPKMVGIGETGLDYHYTAESAEVQKTSLRIHIAAARESGLPLIIHARDADDDMARILREEHAQGAYSCVMHCFSSSAELARAALDLGFYLSMSGITAFPKSRDLRDIFSQAPLDRILVETDAPYLAPPPHRGKPNEPAFTAHTARRGAETFGLDYADFAARTQANFERLFAKAAAWEPAR is encoded by the coding sequence ATGACCGACACGCCCCACATCACTGACAGCCACTGCCACCTCGATTTCGAGAGCCTTGCCGCCGACCTGCCCGGCGTCATCGCCCGCGCCGCTGACGCAGGCGTCACGCGCATGGTCACCATCTGCACCCGGCTAAAGAATGAGCCCGCCGTGCGCGCCATTGCCGAGGCGCATGATCCGGTGTTCTACGCCGCGGGCACCCACCCGATGTCCGCTGCCGAAGAGCCTCTGGCTTCCGTCGACGAACTGCTCTCCCTGACCCAGCATCCCAAGATGGTCGGCATCGGTGAGACCGGCCTTGATTACCACTACACCGCCGAGAGTGCCGAGGTGCAAAAGACCTCCTTGCGCATCCATATCGCTGCGGCGCGGGAAAGTGGCCTGCCGTTGATCATTCACGCCCGCGATGCGGATGACGACATGGCCCGCATCCTGCGCGAGGAACATGCGCAAGGTGCCTATTCCTGTGTCATGCATTGCTTCTCCTCCTCGGCTGAACTGGCCCGCGCGGCGCTGGACCTGGGGTTTTACCTGTCGATGTCGGGCATCACCGCCTTTCCCAAGTCGCGGGACTTGCGTGATATCTTCAGCCAAGCCCCACTCGACCGCATCCTTGTGGAAACCGACGCGCCCTACCTCGCGCCGCCCCCGCATCGGGGCAAGCCGAATGAGCCTGCCTTCACCGCCCATACCGCCCGCCGCGGGGCAGAGACCTTTGGCCTCGACTACGCCGATTTCGCGGCCCGCACGCAGGCGAATTTCGAGCGGCTCTTTGCGAAAGCCGCCGCTTGGGAGCCCGCGCGCTGA
- a CDS encoding MBL fold metallo-hydrolase, with protein MAELRVTILGSGSSGGVPRIGGHWGDCDPNEPKNARRRCSILVERVTDAGTTTVLIDTSPDMRSQLLDAGVGRLDAVIYTHAHADHVHGLDDLRMVVMNMRARLPVWADAPTRDALIERFGYAFVQPEWSSYPPILDMHDITGEVRIDGPGGTLEFAPFTVTHGNIDALGFRFDDIVYLPDVSAIPEDCWPMMDNLRCWIVDALRRDPHPTHSHLAQTLEWVARVAPQTAVLTNMHNDLDYHTVAAETPDHIQPAYDGLTLHFPLPHSD; from the coding sequence ATGGCTGAGTTGCGGGTGACCATATTGGGCAGCGGCTCTTCCGGGGGCGTGCCGCGGATCGGCGGCCACTGGGGGGACTGCGACCCGAATGAGCCCAAAAACGCCCGCCGCCGCTGCTCGATCCTTGTGGAGCGGGTGACGGATGCGGGCACAACCACCGTTCTGATCGACACCTCCCCCGACATGCGCAGCCAACTTCTCGACGCGGGCGTCGGACGGCTTGATGCGGTGATCTACACCCATGCCCATGCGGACCACGTGCACGGGCTGGATGACCTGCGCATGGTGGTAATGAACATGCGCGCCCGCCTGCCGGTCTGGGCCGATGCGCCCACGCGGGACGCGCTGATTGAGCGCTTCGGCTATGCTTTCGTGCAGCCCGAATGGTCGAGTTATCCGCCCATCCTCGACATGCATGACATCACGGGCGAAGTCCGCATCGACGGCCCCGGCGGCACGCTCGAATTCGCGCCCTTTACCGTGACCCACGGCAATATCGACGCGCTTGGCTTTCGCTTTGACGATATCGTCTATCTGCCCGATGTCTCAGCCATTCCCGAGGACTGCTGGCCGATGATGGACAACCTGCGCTGCTGGATCGTCGATGCGCTGCGCCGTGACCCGCATCCGACCCATAGCCATTTGGCACAGACGTTGGAGTGGGTCGCCCGCGTGGCACCACAAACCGCCGTTCTGACCAATATGCATAACGATCTTGATTACCACACCGTCGCCGCGGAAACGCCGGATCATATTCAACCGGCCTATGACGGGCTGACCCTTCATTTCCCCCTACCTCATTCAGACTAG
- a CDS encoding AEC family transporter → MQTLLDVILPVFLVIGFGYVAVWRGLFPVSGIDGVMKFTQNFAIPCLLFQAIARIDLSSSYDPRLLSSFYGGAALCFALGILGARVLFRRDWEDSVAIGFCCLFSNSILLGLPITERAYGPEALAGNYAILSFHAPFCYGLGITVMEFVRNRGQSGLSLLRNVSRAMFRNALVIAILGGFAVNLSGLPIPGVVDDALSLIVRAALPAALFALGGVLLQYKPEGDMKAILMVCAIALLVHPALVWSFGTMFNLPQAGFRSGVLTAAMAPGFNAYIFANMYGRARRVAASSVLIATGSSILTVWLWLTVLG, encoded by the coding sequence GTGCAAACTCTTTTAGACGTTATTCTGCCGGTCTTTCTGGTCATCGGCTTTGGTTACGTGGCGGTCTGGCGCGGGCTGTTCCCCGTCTCTGGCATCGACGGGGTGATGAAATTCACCCAGAACTTCGCCATCCCCTGCCTGTTGTTCCAAGCCATTGCCCGCATTGACCTTTCCAGCAGCTATGATCCGCGTCTTCTGAGCAGTTTCTACGGCGGTGCGGCGCTGTGCTTTGCACTTGGCATCCTCGGCGCGCGGGTGCTCTTCCGCCGCGATTGGGAGGACAGTGTGGCGATCGGGTTCTGTTGCCTGTTTTCGAACTCGATCCTCTTGGGCCTGCCGATCACCGAACGCGCCTATGGGCCCGAGGCGCTGGCCGGGAACTATGCGATCCTGTCGTTCCACGCGCCCTTTTGCTATGGTTTGGGCATCACGGTGATGGAATTCGTGCGCAACCGCGGGCAATCGGGCCTGTCGCTTCTGCGCAATGTCAGCCGCGCGATGTTCCGCAACGCGCTGGTGATTGCGATTCTTGGTGGATTTGCCGTCAACCTCAGCGGCTTGCCGATCCCCGGCGTGGTGGATGACGCGCTGTCGCTCATCGTCCGCGCCGCCCTGCCCGCGGCGCTCTTCGCGCTTGGCGGGGTGCTGCTGCAATACAAGCCCGAAGGCGACATGAAAGCGATCCTCATGGTCTGCGCCATCGCCCTCTTGGTACATCCCGCGCTGGTCTGGAGCTTTGGCACCATGTTTAACCTGCCGCAGGCGGGATTTCGGTCCGGCGTGCTGACGGCGGCCATGGCACCGGGGTTCAACGCCTATATTTTCGCCAATATGTACGGCCGCGCGCGCCGTGTCGCGGCAAGCTCGGTGCTGATCGCGACGGGCAGTTCGATTTTGACGGTATGGCTTTGGTTGACGGTTCTGGGCTGA
- a CDS encoding Hint domain-containing protein: MKPNTVGCVGDNDRHGGQFSPFAALDTGLVQGALILTLDGEIPVEFLSVGDRVITRDSGFAKILHIQRTTRKVRRIALAAGSLGHTRPERDVQLAGDQMLLVRDWRARALFNSERALVAARALVDEEFITDLGEEETTLIQIFCNGPHIIYADGLELGTADAARARGAVLHAA, encoded by the coding sequence ATGAAACCGAATACGGTCGGGTGCGTAGGCGACAACGATCGCCATGGGGGGCAGTTTTCCCCATTTGCTGCGCTGGACACCGGTCTTGTGCAGGGCGCCCTAATTCTGACGCTGGACGGTGAAATCCCGGTTGAGTTCCTCTCGGTCGGGGATCGGGTCATCACGCGCGACAGTGGCTTTGCCAAAATCCTTCACATTCAACGCACGACCCGCAAGGTGCGGCGCATCGCGCTGGCGGCAGGATCGCTGGGCCACACGCGGCCCGAACGCGATGTACAACTCGCCGGGGATCAGATGCTGCTGGTGCGCGATTGGCGCGCGCGGGCGCTTTTCAACTCCGAACGCGCCTTGGTCGCAGCGCGCGCATTGGTCGACGAGGAATTCATCACCGATCTGGGTGAGGAAGAGACGACGTTGATCCAGATTTTCTGCAACGGCCCGCATATCATCTATGCCGATGGGCTTGAGCTTGGCACCGCCGATGCCGCCCGCGCCCGCGGTGCGGTGCTGCACGCCGCTTAA
- a CDS encoding NAD(P)H-hydrate dehydratase — protein MTISEITRESLDVALLRKQPGHKYDHGHALILSGGPGQTGAARMAARAALRVGAGAVTLGVPPAAQLETAMQVTAIMLQRVPDGAALSEALKDRRINALCLGPALGLGARATEMVKAALAAPQVVLDADAITLLSQDADLRAALHPGCVLTPHMGEFARLAPDLAQAAKAEGQGAKAQAARDAATRFGCVILLKGPETIIATPEGNLRRHRATQDRATPWLATAGAGDVLAGLITGLLARGIAPVEAATLATWMHAQAALQHGPGLIAEDLPDLMPQVLRDLGV, from the coding sequence ATGACCATTTCCGAGATCACCCGCGAGAGCCTTGATGTTGCACTGTTGCGCAAGCAGCCGGGGCATAAATACGACCACGGCCATGCGCTGATCCTGTCCGGCGGGCCGGGCCAGACCGGTGCCGCACGGATGGCGGCGCGCGCGGCACTGAGGGTCGGCGCCGGGGCTGTGACATTGGGCGTGCCGCCAGCGGCGCAGCTTGAAACAGCGATGCAGGTCACGGCGATCATGCTGCAAAGGGTGCCGGATGGCGCGGCGTTGTCGGAGGCGTTGAAAGACAGGCGGATCAACGCGCTTTGTCTTGGTCCCGCCTTGGGATTGGGGGCGCGTGCGACGGAGATGGTCAAGGCCGCCCTTGCCGCGCCCCAAGTTGTTCTGGACGCCGATGCGATCACCCTGCTGTCGCAAGACGCCGATCTGCGCGCCGCCCTTCACCCCGGCTGCGTTTTAACGCCCCATATGGGAGAGTTCGCCCGACTGGCCCCCGATTTGGCGCAGGCCGCCAAGGCTGAGGGGCAGGGCGCAAAAGCGCAGGCCGCCCGGGATGCAGCCACGCGATTTGGGTGCGTGATCTTGCTGAAAGGGCCCGAGACGATCATCGCCACGCCAGAGGGGAACCTGCGGCGTCACCGCGCGACCCAAGACCGCGCGACGCCGTGGTTGGCCACTGCGGGGGCTGGCGATGTCTTGGCGGGGCTTATTACCGGCCTGCTCGCGCGGGGGATCGCACCGGTAGAGGCGGCCACCCTCGCCACGTGGATGCATGCGCAGGCGGCGTTGCAGCATGGGCCGGGGCTGATTGCTGAGGATCTGCCGGACCTGATGCCACAGGTGTTGCGCGACTTGGGGGTTTAA
- a CDS encoding P-II family nitrogen regulator, translating to MKKIEAIIKPFKLDEVKEALQDVGVQGLSVIEVKGFGRQKGHTELYRGAEYVVDFLPKVKVEVVLDDDQVDAAIEAIVDAAKTEKIGDGKIFVSPVEQTIRIRTGESGSDAL from the coding sequence ATGAAAAAGATCGAAGCCATCATCAAGCCGTTCAAACTCGACGAAGTCAAAGAAGCCCTTCAAGATGTGGGCGTTCAAGGCCTCAGCGTGATTGAAGTAAAAGGCTTCGGCCGTCAAAAAGGCCACACCGAACTCTACCGTGGTGCGGAATATGTCGTAGATTTCCTTCCCAAAGTGAAGGTGGAAGTGGTATTGGATGACGATCAGGTCGATGCCGCTATTGAGGCCATCGTCGACGCCGCCAAAACGGAGAAAATCGGTGACGGCAAAATCTTCGTTTCCCCTGTAGAACAAACAATTCGCATCCGTACCGGTGAATCCGGTTCAGACGCACTTTGA